A stretch of the Bacillus sp. FJAT-18017 genome encodes the following:
- a CDS encoding YkuS family protein translates to MAKVGVEQSLTNVQQALRERGHDVVELKQESDAADCACCVITGFDSNVMGMQDTVTKASVIEANGLSADEVCSLVENRLS, encoded by the coding sequence ATGGCAAAAGTAGGAGTTGAACAATCCCTGACTAATGTACAACAGGCATTAAGGGAACGTGGACATGATGTCGTTGAGTTGAAACAGGAGTCGGACGCGGCAGACTGCGCTTGCTGCGTGATTACTGGTTTTGATTCCAATGTGATGGGAATGCAGGATACAGTGACAAAGGCCTCTGTTATAGAAGCAAATGGCCTATCAGCAGATGAAGTTTGTTCACTTGTGGAAAATAGACTTTCATAA
- a CDS encoding agmatinase family protein, whose translation MLNEFISHVASYWNRDEATGDPKLKDWIIQRTEQADLEGDWDVIILGVPLSRSSISVSGASEFPDAFRRAWGGFSTYNLDYGVDLRHLKVLDLGNVRMHFTDIVKSHLMIKNAIKSVHSQFPNSFPVSIGGDHSVTAMLISGLKEAQPEKEIGILQFDTHLDLRDLSEHGPTNGTPIRNLLENGVVKGENVYNIGLHGFFNGQSLIAYAKEQKVNMITMKEARKQGITEMIRRAVELLSSKVDFIYVTIDMDVLDIAYAQGVPASTPGGMMSFELFEAVHEAALHPKVQAMDIVCLDPTKDTLAQATVKTGVYTFLSFLTGLEQRG comes from the coding sequence TTGTTAAATGAATTTATATCGCATGTCGCGAGTTATTGGAATCGTGACGAAGCAACAGGGGATCCAAAGCTGAAGGATTGGATTATTCAACGTACCGAGCAGGCTGACCTTGAAGGGGATTGGGATGTAATAATCCTTGGCGTACCTCTGTCGCGATCATCGATATCCGTTTCGGGAGCATCCGAGTTCCCGGATGCATTCAGGAGGGCATGGGGCGGTTTTTCTACTTATAATCTTGACTATGGAGTGGATTTGCGGCACTTGAAGGTCCTGGATCTTGGAAACGTCAGGATGCATTTTACCGATATCGTAAAATCCCATCTCATGATCAAGAACGCAATAAAGTCGGTTCATAGTCAATTTCCAAATTCCTTCCCGGTTTCAATTGGCGGCGACCATTCAGTCACAGCGATGTTGATTTCTGGTCTGAAGGAAGCTCAGCCAGAAAAAGAGATCGGTATTCTCCAGTTTGATACACATCTCGATTTGAGAGATTTGTCAGAACACGGCCCGACAAATGGCACCCCAATCCGCAATCTGTTGGAAAATGGGGTGGTGAAGGGTGAGAATGTATATAATATAGGGCTGCATGGCTTTTTTAACGGGCAATCACTGATTGCGTATGCCAAAGAACAAAAAGTCAACATGATTACCATGAAAGAAGCGAGAAAACAAGGAATTACAGAAATGATAAGGCGTGCTGTTGAATTGCTATCAAGCAAGGTTGATTTTATATATGTAACGATTGATATGGATGTACTTGATATTGCTTATGCCCAGGGTGTTCCTGCTTCAACACCCGGCGGGATGATGTCCTTTGAATTATTTGAAGCAGTACATGAGGCTGCGCTTCATCCGAAGGTGCAGGCGATGGATATCGTCTGCCTTGACCCTACAAAAGATACATTAGCCCAGGCGACGGTAAAGACTGGCGTGTATACATTTTTAAGCTTCCTTACTGGCCTTGAGCAGAGGGGCTGA
- the hutI gene encoding imidazolonepropionase produces MITEKPILIKNAAQIVTVKGYSEEPARGKRMGDLSVMEGGSLFIREGKIEAIGMEAEIEKHAGHYHEFEVIDATGMIVLPGFVDPHTHLVHAGSREDEFGMRLNGATYMEIMEAGGGIHATTSKTREASQEQLFDEAWTKLNAFLKHGVTTVEAKSGYGLDWETEYKQLRVAKQLNEKHPIDVISTFMAAHAVPSEYKGNPDDFISLIINEMLPRVAEEKLAQFNDVFCERGVFTPEQSRRLLEAGKQYGLIPKIHADEIEPYEGAELAADVGAISADHLLKASDHGIERMAEEGVIGVLLPGTAFFLMAESANGRKMIDAGMAVALSTDFNPGSSPTVSTPLIMNLACMKMGMSPEEALIAATINAAHAIGKASEIGSLEAGKQADILIADVPNYKQLLYYYGMNHTHSVIKRGKVVVRGGVLC; encoded by the coding sequence ATGATAACGGAAAAACCGATCTTAATTAAAAATGCCGCTCAAATTGTGACGGTAAAGGGATATAGCGAAGAGCCTGCCAGGGGAAAGAGGATGGGCGACCTATCAGTTATGGAAGGGGGTTCGCTTTTTATCCGCGAAGGGAAGATTGAAGCAATCGGTATGGAGGCTGAAATAGAGAAGCATGCCGGTCACTATCACGAGTTTGAGGTCATTGATGCCACTGGAATGATTGTCCTTCCAGGCTTTGTTGATCCGCATACCCATCTTGTCCATGCCGGGAGCAGGGAAGATGAATTTGGGATGAGGCTGAACGGGGCTACCTATATGGAAATTATGGAGGCAGGGGGCGGCATCCATGCGACTACGTCCAAAACCAGGGAAGCGTCTCAGGAACAGCTTTTTGATGAAGCGTGGACAAAGTTGAATGCCTTCCTTAAGCATGGTGTCACGACTGTTGAAGCAAAAAGTGGCTATGGACTCGATTGGGAAACAGAATACAAACAGCTGCGAGTAGCAAAGCAATTAAATGAGAAGCATCCAATAGACGTAATCAGCACCTTCATGGCTGCCCATGCTGTACCTTCTGAATATAAGGGAAATCCTGATGACTTCATTAGCCTTATCATTAACGAAATGCTCCCGCGCGTTGCTGAGGAAAAACTTGCTCAGTTTAATGATGTATTTTGCGAGAGAGGGGTTTTTACACCTGAACAATCCAGGAGACTGCTTGAGGCGGGGAAACAATACGGTCTGATTCCAAAAATTCACGCAGATGAAATAGAGCCCTATGAAGGCGCAGAGCTTGCCGCAGATGTTGGGGCGATTTCGGCGGACCATTTATTAAAGGCATCTGATCATGGGATAGAACGTATGGCGGAGGAGGGAGTAATTGGTGTCCTTTTACCGGGGACTGCATTTTTTCTAATGGCTGAAAGTGCGAATGGCAGAAAAATGATTGATGCCGGTATGGCTGTAGCACTTTCAACTGATTTCAATCCTGGATCTTCCCCAACGGTCTCAACGCCTCTGATCATGAACCTTGCCTGTATGAAAATGGGAATGTCGCCCGAGGAAGCGCTCATTGCGGCGACGATTAATGCTGCACATGCGATTGGAAAGGCATCAGAGATTGGGAGTCTTGAAGCCGGGAAACAGGCCGACATATTGATTGCTGATGTCCCAAATTATAAACAGCTTCTATATTATTATGGAATGAACCATACCCATTCTGTTATTAAAAGAGGCAAGGTAGTTGTTAGGGGTGGGGTACTTTGTTAA
- a CDS encoding ABC-F family ATP-binding cassette domain-containing protein has product MITVSNVSLRFGDRKLFEDVNIKFTPGNCYGLIGANGAGKSTFLKILSGEIEAQTGTVQLGPGERMAVLKQNHFEYEENEVLETVIMGHTRLFQVKQEKDAIYMKENFTDEDGMRAAELEGEFAELNGWEAESEAAILLKGLGIEEDLHYKKMAELDGSDKVKVLLAQALFGKPDVLLLDEPTNHLDIKAIQWLEEFLINFENTVIVVSHDRHFLNKVCTHIADLDYGKIQVYVGNYDFWYESSQLAVRMAQDSNKKKEEKIKELQNFIARFSANASKSKQATSRKKLLDKITLDDIRPSSRKYPYVGFTPDREIGNDLLRVEGLSKTIDGVKVLDNISFVMNKDDKIALVGPNELAKTTLFKILMGELEADAGTYKWGITTSQAYFPKDNSQFFENSELNLVDWLRQFSPKDESESFLRGFLGRMLFSGEEVMKKASVLSGGEKVRCMLSKMMLSGSNVLILDEPTNHLDLESITALNNGLINFKGSLMFASHDHQFIQTIANRIFEITPSGLVDKQMNYDEYLENKELQEQIAKMY; this is encoded by the coding sequence ATGATTACAGTTAGCAACGTAAGTTTACGCTTTGGAGACCGTAAACTATTCGAAGATGTCAATATAAAGTTTACTCCTGGCAATTGTTATGGATTAATCGGAGCCAATGGCGCCGGAAAGTCCACATTCCTGAAAATTCTATCAGGAGAAATTGAAGCACAAACCGGAACAGTTCAATTGGGACCTGGTGAAAGAATGGCAGTCCTGAAGCAGAACCATTTCGAGTATGAAGAAAACGAAGTCCTCGAAACGGTCATTATGGGCCATACAAGACTTTTTCAAGTAAAACAGGAAAAAGACGCTATTTATATGAAGGAAAACTTCACTGATGAAGATGGAATGCGGGCAGCCGAACTAGAGGGCGAATTTGCCGAGCTGAACGGCTGGGAAGCGGAATCTGAAGCAGCCATCCTCCTCAAGGGACTTGGAATTGAAGAAGACCTGCACTATAAGAAAATGGCTGAGCTTGATGGTTCTGATAAAGTAAAGGTCCTTCTTGCTCAGGCACTCTTTGGCAAGCCGGATGTCCTTTTACTTGATGAGCCTACAAACCATCTTGATATAAAAGCAATCCAATGGCTAGAGGAGTTCCTGATCAATTTTGAAAACACGGTTATCGTCGTTTCCCATGACAGGCACTTCCTTAATAAAGTGTGTACCCATATTGCCGACCTGGACTACGGCAAAATTCAGGTTTATGTCGGAAACTACGATTTCTGGTATGAATCAAGCCAGCTTGCAGTAAGAATGGCACAGGACTCCAACAAGAAGAAGGAAGAAAAAATTAAAGAATTACAAAACTTTATTGCCCGATTCAGTGCCAATGCTTCTAAATCAAAGCAGGCTACATCCAGGAAGAAGCTCCTTGATAAAATTACACTTGATGATATCAGGCCATCTTCCCGTAAATATCCTTATGTCGGTTTTACTCCAGATCGGGAAATCGGCAATGACCTACTTCGAGTCGAAGGTCTGTCAAAAACGATTGACGGGGTAAAAGTACTTGATAATATTAGTTTTGTTATGAATAAGGACGACAAAATTGCTCTAGTTGGACCAAATGAATTAGCCAAAACCACTTTATTCAAGATTCTCATGGGTGAACTTGAAGCCGACGCGGGCACATATAAATGGGGTATAACGACTTCCCAGGCCTACTTCCCAAAGGACAACTCCCAATTTTTTGAAAACAGCGAACTGAACCTTGTGGATTGGCTGCGACAGTTTTCTCCAAAGGATGAAAGTGAAAGTTTCTTGCGTGGTTTCCTAGGAAGAATGCTTTTCTCAGGCGAGGAAGTCATGAAAAAAGCGAGTGTATTGTCTGGGGGCGAAAAGGTTCGCTGCATGCTTTCAAAAATGATGCTGTCTGGTTCAAACGTGCTTATTCTTGACGAACCGACAAACCACCTTGACCTTGAATCGATTACTGCCTTAAATAACGGTTTGATCAACTTCAAAGGCTCACTTATGTTCGCATCCCATGACCATCAATTCATTCAGACAATCGCAAACAGGATTTTTGAGATAACACCATCAGGCCTGGTCGATAAGCAAATGAACTATGATGAGTACCTGGAAAACAAAGAACTACAAGAACAGATTGCAAAGATGTATTAA
- a CDS encoding YuzL family protein, which translates to MGKRKHDPSTIGLNSSQVEGQGTTNQETGKVKAPSSRNKQKRH; encoded by the coding sequence ATGGGAAAGCGAAAGCATGACCCCTCGACAATCGGTTTGAATTCGTCACAGGTTGAGGGACAGGGAACTACCAATCAGGAAACAGGAAAAGTGAAGGCACCATCTTCAAGGAACAAACAGAAAAGGCATTAA
- a CDS encoding cupredoxin domain-containing protein — protein sequence MQFWTIKKNTVIFILVVGLALVSAASWWLLKSGDAVVINQQTEIREIHMVTGEFSTTLKNGKKIEAYRWDPGTIFMEKGEKVRLVIYGVNGEEHPFHIENTDIKGTVKKGAETVVDLSLAKEGVYRLICEVHPDKERNGPMIAYIVVD from the coding sequence ATGCAGTTTTGGACGATTAAAAAGAATACAGTCATTTTTATTCTTGTTGTTGGCTTGGCTTTGGTATCAGCCGCATCCTGGTGGCTTTTAAAATCCGGTGACGCTGTTGTGATTAACCAGCAGACTGAGATAAGGGAAATCCACATGGTTACTGGGGAATTTTCTACAACACTTAAAAATGGTAAGAAAATCGAGGCATACCGATGGGATCCAGGTACGATTTTTATGGAAAAAGGAGAAAAAGTCCGACTCGTTATATATGGAGTCAATGGTGAAGAGCATCCATTCCATATTGAAAATACAGATATTAAAGGAACTGTAAAAAAGGGTGCTGAAACAGTTGTGGACCTTTCCCTTGCAAAGGAAGGCGTATATAGGCTCATTTGCGAAGTTCACCCTGATAAAGAACGCAATGGCCCCATGATTGCTTATATTGTTGTCGATTAA
- the modB gene encoding molybdate ABC transporter permease subunit: MFQTDLVNPILLSLQTAVIALALAFPFGILFARLMAGKKFRGQLVAETFFLLPIVLPPTVIGFLLIILFGQSSPIGKLVHDFFGGGIMFTPWAAAIASTVVAFPLMYQSAKSGFESIDTGIEEAAKMDGAGILKIFYYITLPLSARALITGAILSFARALGEFGATLMFAGNIPGRTQTVPTAIYVAMESGNMETAWFLVSIMVIISFIMLYASSLLRK; encoded by the coding sequence GTGTTTCAAACTGATTTAGTAAACCCAATTCTTCTTTCATTGCAAACTGCAGTCATCGCACTTGCCCTGGCGTTTCCGTTCGGAATTTTGTTTGCCAGGCTGATGGCCGGGAAAAAATTCAGGGGCCAATTAGTGGCAGAAACCTTCTTTTTGCTGCCAATCGTCCTTCCTCCGACTGTAATTGGTTTTTTGCTGATTATATTATTTGGCCAATCTAGCCCAATTGGAAAACTGGTTCATGACTTTTTTGGAGGCGGAATAATGTTCACGCCTTGGGCTGCGGCAATTGCATCCACGGTTGTTGCTTTCCCGCTAATGTATCAATCCGCAAAGAGCGGTTTTGAGTCAATTGATACGGGAATTGAAGAGGCTGCTAAAATGGATGGCGCAGGCATTCTGAAAATCTTTTATTATATTACACTCCCTCTTTCGGCCCGTGCCCTTATCACTGGGGCAATCCTCAGCTTTGCCAGGGCACTCGGGGAATTCGGGGCAACTCTTATGTTTGCCGGCAATATTCCCGGTCGTACCCAAACTGTTCCAACGGCCATATATGTAGCAATGGAATCGGGGAATATGGAGACCGCCTGGTTCCTTGTATCAATTATGGTAATCATATCCTTTATTATGCTTTATGCCTCCTCTTTGCTCCGTAAATAG
- a CDS encoding DUF421 domain-containing protein — MEASFSSILRTAVSFILLLVISYFFGRQINSHRNHFNMAMAITIGSLVANMGFNINLKFWPMVWSFVTMVLIYYAAANVSFRAKILEKWLSGTPSILVENGQIISRNLAAAKYTEESLLQQLREKDIFSIKDVQTAILEPSGVLSVQKKEPPKEGNFMTQIPSTYLKGLIGPSELIIDGNIVTAETTPELYSWLDGYLYGLGYTKEDVTYAVLSSQGSLFGTAKKPISPSAQGQ; from the coding sequence ATGGAAGCATCATTTTCATCCATCTTAAGAACTGCTGTTTCGTTCATCCTTTTATTGGTTATTTCCTATTTTTTCGGAAGACAAATTAATTCACACAGGAACCACTTCAATATGGCCATGGCGATTACAATCGGTTCATTGGTTGCCAATATGGGTTTTAACATTAACTTGAAATTCTGGCCAATGGTCTGGTCATTTGTCACCATGGTCCTGATTTATTATGCAGCAGCAAATGTCAGTTTCCGGGCAAAAATTTTGGAAAAATGGCTATCCGGAACTCCTAGTATCCTGGTAGAAAACGGCCAAATCATCTCCCGGAACTTAGCGGCCGCCAAATATACAGAAGAAAGCCTGCTGCAGCAGCTTCGTGAAAAGGACATCTTCTCCATTAAAGATGTTCAGACGGCTATTCTAGAACCAAGCGGAGTGCTGTCAGTTCAAAAAAAAGAGCCCCCTAAAGAGGGCAATTTCATGACTCAGATACCTTCAACTTATCTAAAAGGTTTAATAGGACCTTCCGAACTTATAATTGATGGGAATATCGTTACAGCCGAAACAACTCCGGAGCTCTATTCATGGCTTGATGGCTATCTTTACGGATTGGGATACACAAAAGAGGACGTCACATATGCTGTTCTATCCTCGCAGGGTTCGCTATTTGGAACTGCAAAAAAACCAATCAGCCCCTCTGCTCAAGGCCAGTAA
- the hutU gene encoding urocanate hydratase, translating to MKADTKGLIKRYRGTGLHTKGWVQEAALRMLMNNLDEEVAENPAELVVYGGIGKAARNWDSFQAITECLQRLDNDETLLIQSGKPVAIFKSHTDAPRVLIANSNLVPAWANWDTFHELDKKGLMMYGQMTAGSWIYIGSQGIVQGTYETFAELARQHFSGSLKQTITLTAGLGGMGGAQPLAVTLNGGVCIAIDVDRHHIQRRIDTKYLDEVATSLEDAIARARQAKEKGIALSIGLEGNAAELLPEMIKIGFIPDILTDQTSAHDPLNGYIPVGYSLEEASELRRNDPDGYVEKSCKSMAVHVKAMLAMQEKGSITFDYGNNIRQVAKDAGVEHAFDFPGFVPAYIRPLFCEGKGPFRWVALSGDPNDIYKTDEVILKEFAYNEHLCNWIRMAREKIQFQGLPSRICWLGYGERARFGKIINDMVASGELSAPIVIGRDHLDSGSVASPNRETEGMQDGSDAVADWPILNAMINAVGGASWVSVHHGGGVGMGYSLHAGMVIVADGTPEAERRLERVLTTDPGMGIVRHADAGYSLAADAARKNGIDIPMLNKTRGGTQ from the coding sequence ATGAAAGCGGATACAAAAGGGCTTATTAAACGGTACAGGGGAACTGGGCTGCATACTAAAGGGTGGGTTCAGGAAGCTGCTTTACGGATGCTTATGAACAATCTTGATGAAGAAGTCGCGGAAAACCCAGCCGAGCTTGTGGTTTATGGCGGTATTGGAAAGGCGGCAAGGAATTGGGACAGTTTTCAAGCCATCACAGAATGCCTGCAACGGCTTGACAATGATGAGACATTGCTCATTCAATCCGGAAAGCCAGTAGCAATTTTTAAATCCCATACGGATGCTCCAAGAGTGTTGATAGCGAACTCTAATCTTGTTCCTGCCTGGGCAAACTGGGACACATTCCATGAACTTGATAAAAAAGGATTGATGATGTACGGCCAGATGACTGCCGGGAGCTGGATTTATATAGGCAGCCAAGGGATAGTCCAAGGGACATATGAAACATTCGCCGAGCTTGCAAGGCAGCATTTTTCAGGAAGCTTGAAGCAAACCATTACACTGACTGCCGGTCTGGGTGGAATGGGAGGGGCACAGCCTCTTGCTGTAACCTTGAATGGGGGAGTTTGCATTGCGATTGATGTTGACAGGCATCACATCCAGCGAAGAATTGATACAAAATATCTGGATGAAGTAGCAACTTCATTGGAAGATGCGATTGCAAGGGCGAGACAAGCAAAGGAAAAAGGAATTGCGCTTTCAATCGGCCTTGAAGGCAATGCAGCAGAACTTTTGCCGGAAATGATAAAAATAGGGTTTATTCCTGATATTCTTACTGATCAAACATCGGCACACGACCCTCTAAATGGATACATACCTGTCGGATATTCACTTGAAGAAGCATCCGAACTAAGGAGAAATGACCCTGATGGGTACGTGGAAAAATCATGCAAGAGTATGGCTGTACATGTAAAGGCCATGCTTGCCATGCAGGAAAAAGGATCGATAACGTTTGATTATGGAAACAACATCAGACAGGTTGCCAAGGATGCCGGTGTTGAACATGCCTTTGACTTTCCTGGATTTGTCCCGGCCTATATCCGGCCGCTCTTTTGCGAAGGGAAAGGCCCATTCCGCTGGGTGGCACTTTCGGGAGATCCTAATGACATTTATAAAACCGACGAAGTCATCTTAAAGGAATTTGCCTATAATGAGCACTTATGCAACTGGATCAGGATGGCCAGGGAGAAAATTCAATTTCAGGGGCTTCCATCAAGGATTTGCTGGCTGGGATATGGTGAAAGAGCTCGTTTTGGCAAAATCATCAATGATATGGTTGCCAGCGGAGAACTTTCAGCCCCTATTGTCATTGGACGCGACCATCTTGATTCCGGGTCAGTTGCATCCCCAAATCGTGAGACGGAGGGAATGCAAGACGGGAGCGATGCGGTTGCTGACTGGCCAATCCTTAATGCAATGATTAATGCTGTTGGCGGGGCGAGCTGGGTTTCGGTCCACCATGGAGGTGGTGTAGGCATGGGATATTCGCTGCATGCAGGCATGGTCATAGTCGCTGATGGTACCCCGGAAGCGGAAAGAAGGCTTGAGCGGGTTCTGACTACTGATCCTGGAATGGGAATTGTCCGTCATGCGGATGCCGGTTATAGTTTGGCTGCCGATGCCGCCAGAAAAAATGGCATCGATATCCCAATGCTGAACAAAACCAGAGGAGGGACGCAATGA
- the pflB gene encoding formate C-acetyltransferase, whose translation MVQFIEKTKAEPWKGFVKGKWSSEVNVRDFILSNFTVYSGDDSFLAGATEATNKLWEQVMELTAQERENGGVLDMDTETVSTITSHGAGYLNEDLEKVVGVQTDKPFNRSMQPFGGIRMAKAACESYGFKLNEEVERIFTEFRKTHNAGVFDAYTDEMKLARKAGIITGLPDAYGRGRIIGDYRRVALYGVDFLIEEKKKDKKNTSPVMTEDNIRHREELSEQIRALGELKELAKSYGYDISGPATNAAEAFQWLYFGYLAAIKEQNGAAMSLGRVSTFLDIYMERDLKNGTLTEIQAQELVDHFVMKLRLVKFARTPDYNELFSGDPTWVTESIGGMALDGRPLVTKNSFRFLHTLDNLGPAPEPNLTVLWSTQLPENFKKYCASMSIKTSSIQYENDDIMRPEWGDDYGIACCVSAMEIGKQMQFFGARANLAKALLYAINGGVDEKLKIQVGPDFTPITSDVLNYDEVLKKFEGMMDWLAGLYINTLNIIHYMHDKYSYERIEMALHDSEILRTMATGIAGLSVAADSLSAIKYGEVKVIRDENGLAVDFEINGDYPKYGNNDDRVDDIAVKLVKTFMTKLKKHQTYRNSMTTMSVLTITSNVVYGKKTGNTPDGRRAGEPFAPGANPMHGRDTKGTLASLASVAKLPYEYSLDGISNTFSIVPKALGKEDQTRINNLVSILDGYAKKDGHHLNVNVFNRETLMDAMEHPELYPQLTIRVSGYAVNFIKLTREQQMDVINRTFHESL comes from the coding sequence ATGGTTCAATTTATTGAAAAAACAAAAGCAGAACCTTGGAAAGGGTTCGTAAAAGGCAAATGGTCCAGCGAAGTTAATGTACGCGATTTTATTTTAAGCAACTTCACAGTATATAGCGGAGATGACTCCTTTTTAGCAGGTGCTACTGAAGCTACTAACAAGCTTTGGGAGCAGGTAATGGAATTAACTGCACAGGAACGTGAAAACGGCGGTGTCCTTGATATGGACACAGAAACTGTTTCAACCATCACTTCCCATGGCGCAGGCTACTTAAACGAAGACCTTGAAAAGGTTGTCGGCGTCCAGACTGACAAACCCTTCAATAGATCAATGCAGCCTTTTGGCGGTATCCGCATGGCGAAAGCTGCCTGTGAATCATATGGCTTTAAGTTAAATGAAGAGGTCGAACGAATCTTCACTGAATTCCGCAAAACACACAATGCTGGTGTTTTCGATGCTTATACTGATGAAATGAAGCTTGCCCGTAAAGCAGGTATCATTACTGGCCTTCCTGATGCATATGGCCGCGGCCGTATCATCGGAGACTACCGCAGGGTTGCGCTTTACGGCGTTGATTTCCTGATTGAAGAAAAGAAAAAAGACAAGAAAAACACTAGCCCAGTAATGACTGAGGACAATATTCGCCATCGCGAGGAGCTTTCCGAACAAATTCGTGCGCTTGGCGAATTGAAAGAACTTGCAAAGAGCTACGGCTACGATATCTCAGGCCCGGCTACAAACGCAGCGGAAGCATTCCAATGGCTATACTTCGGCTACCTTGCAGCAATAAAAGAACAAAATGGTGCAGCAATGAGCCTTGGCCGTGTATCAACATTCCTTGATATTTATATGGAACGCGACCTGAAAAATGGCACTTTGACTGAAATTCAAGCTCAAGAATTAGTCGACCATTTCGTAATGAAGCTTCGCCTTGTAAAATTCGCACGTACACCGGATTACAACGAATTATTCAGCGGCGACCCAACTTGGGTAACTGAATCAATCGGCGGTATGGCTTTAGACGGACGCCCTCTTGTAACAAAGAACTCGTTCCGTTTCCTGCATACTCTTGATAACCTGGGCCCTGCCCCTGAGCCTAACCTGACAGTTCTTTGGTCCACTCAGCTTCCTGAAAACTTCAAGAAGTATTGTGCGAGCATGTCAATCAAAACTAGCTCAATCCAATATGAAAATGACGACATCATGCGCCCTGAATGGGGAGATGATTACGGAATCGCATGCTGTGTATCCGCAATGGAAATCGGCAAGCAAATGCAATTCTTCGGTGCCCGCGCCAACCTTGCGAAAGCATTGCTTTACGCAATCAATGGCGGTGTAGATGAAAAGCTTAAAATTCAGGTTGGACCTGACTTTACTCCAATCACTTCCGATGTCCTAAATTATGATGAAGTATTGAAGAAGTTTGAAGGTATGATGGATTGGCTCGCTGGCCTATACATCAACACGTTGAACATCATTCACTACATGCATGACAAATACAGCTATGAGCGGATTGAAATGGCTCTCCATGATTCTGAAATCCTGCGTACTATGGCAACTGGCATCGCCGGCCTAAGTGTAGCAGCTGACTCACTCAGCGCAATCAAGTATGGCGAAGTTAAAGTCATCCGTGATGAAAATGGTCTTGCAGTTGACTTTGAAATTAACGGCGACTACCCTAAATACGGCAACAACGACGACCGTGTGGATGACATTGCAGTCAAGCTTGTCAAAACATTCATGACTAAGCTGAAAAAACACCAGACTTACCGCAATTCAATGACAACAATGTCCGTATTGACCATTACATCAAACGTTGTTTATGGTAAGAAAACAGGCAACACTCCAGATGGCCGCCGTGCTGGCGAACCATTCGCACCAGGTGCGAACCCAATGCACGGACGCGATACAAAAGGTACACTTGCTTCCCTTGCATCTGTCGCGAAGCTTCCATACGAATATTCACTTGACGGTATTTCCAATACCTTCTCGATCGTACCGAAGGCTCTTGGCAAGGAAGATCAAACAAGAATCAACAACCTTGTATCCATCCTTGACGGTTATGCCAAAAAAGATGGCCACCACTTGAATGTTAACGTCTTTAACAGAGAAACATTGATGGATGCTATGGAACACCCAGAATTGTACCCGCAATTGACAATCCGGGTTTCCGGCTACGCTGTTAACTTCATAAAGTTGACAAGGGAACAGCAAATGGATGTTATCAACAGGACATTCCACGAATCTCTATAA